In Amblyraja radiata isolate CabotCenter1 chromosome 39, sAmbRad1.1.pri, whole genome shotgun sequence, the following proteins share a genomic window:
- the chmp7 gene encoding charged multivesicular body protein 7 → MEAGPLEPPHPDWADEQRMAFLFSAFKQSRDVDSADWDGKLAFWTPLVLQAAARRRRIRFTPRELGGWFQRNGAAPLGLATVLQHLARGGVIQTESSFAASVDTGWLARGVWLLLVKPLRWTLASILGTDTISPDESFIIVDHIKDKAAEVLRLCQRSLDAAHPVAALSALQQECREVCEDEKTFCLCLVQLQKDKKVAVAELDGERIVKLAHPGSNKPVVVTEVDVGVYHLMNCKKMLSHKAETLSQEADGYQEEARKQIRAGKKHLALKSLKMKKRTFKQLEDIHAKLDTIDTILDRIRSSQTDLKVVEAYQAGLGALRQSMKDVSVEKVENLMDEIEQFCDTQDDIRKTLAGESFDVAGGADVSDLEAELDALLQEEPQLQMCRPIHDLRFPQ, encoded by the exons ATGGAGGCCGGGCCGCTGGAGCCGCCGCACCCGGACTGGGCGGACGAGCAGCGCATGGCCTTCCTGTTCTCGGCCTTCAAGCAGAGCCGCGACGTGGACAGCGCCGACTGGGACGGCAAGCTGGCCTTCTGGACCCCGCTGGTGCTGCAGGCGGCTGCCCGGCGCCGGCGGATCCGCTTCACCCCGCGGGAGCTCGGCGGCTGGTTCCAGCGCAACGGCGCCGCGCCGCTAGGCCTCGCCACCGTGTTACAGCACCTGGCCAG GGGAGGGGTCATCCAGACAGAGTCGAGCTTTGCTGCGAGCGTGGACACTGGCTGGCTGGCACGGGGAGTGTGGCTGCTGCTGGTCAAGCCCCTGAGGTGGACCCTCGCCTCCATCCTGGGAACTGATACCATCTCGCCCGATGAATCGTTCATAATTGTTGACCACATTAAG GACAAGGCGGCTGAGGTTCTGCGACTGTGCCAGCGTTCCCTCGATGCGGCACACCCAGTGGCGGCCCTGTCCGCACTGCAGCAGGAGTGTCGGGAGGTGTGCGAGGACGAGAAGACCTTCTGCCTGTGCCTGGTGCAGCTCCAGAAGGACAAGAAAGTGGCGGTGGCCGAACTCGATGGGGAGAGG ATTGTGAAGCTTGCCCACCCTGGCAGCAACAAGCCGGTGGTGGTGACGGAGGTGGACGTTGGCGTGTACCACTTGATGAACTGTAAGAAGATGCTGTCACACAAGGCCGAGACACTCTCGCAGGAGGCTGACGG GTACCAGGAGGAGGCAAGGAAGCAAATCAGAGCTGGTAAAAAGCATCTG GCACTGAAATCTCTGAAAATGAAGAAGAGAACCTTTaaacaactggaagacatccacgCCAAGCTTGATACGATCGACACCATCCTCGATCGCATTCGCTCCTCCCAGACCGACCTAAAG GTTGTTGAAGCTTATCAGGCTGGGCTCGGGGCTCTGAGGCAGTCGATGAAAGATGTGAGTGTGGAGAAAGTGGAGAACCTGATGGATGAGATCGAGCAG TTCTGTGACACACAGGATGACATCAGGAAGACTCTGGCTGGTGAAAGCTTCGATGTAGCGG GTGGAGCTGACGTGAGTGATTTGGAGGCTGAGCTGGATGCTCTTCTACAGGAGGAGCCGCAGCTCCAGATGTGCCGGCCGATACACGACCTGCGCTTCCCTCAGTGA